The Hippoglossus hippoglossus isolate fHipHip1 chromosome 24, fHipHip1.pri, whole genome shotgun sequence genomic interval GTCAGGGCTGGAAGGTGCAGGGGCGGAGGGGAGGATGGCGAAGATGGGAGACGGTGTGGGGGGGTGGCAGAGGGGAGAAAAAGCAAGGAAAAGGGGAGGGACGGGGGAAAgctggaaaagagagagggagagagtggtggacactggagagagaagaagggagaggagtGGGGCATTTCCGAGAACCGTGGGACCTCGCTGCGGTGTAGGGTGTCCCGCTCTGATTTCTGCCCATTCCGGATCAGGTTTCTCCTCCAATCCGGTTCTCCCAAAGCCACAGAGAGAGGTGGGTGGATAAAGAGAGAGGacctttgtgttttgttttcatctggtcgtaataaaaaaaaagagagtgaaagagagagagagagagagagagagagagagagagagagagagagagagagagagagagagagagagagaccacacATCCCATCTGCGGGgaacagttttcttttctccctcttttttccaATTAAAATAGATAAACAAAGGATGATTCATAGATTTCACACTGGTGTTAGGTTTTAAACCTTTCCGTCTCAGATTTAGCAAGAGTAAACAACTCGAATACATCATGGAAAAAGTGTCACACTGTACTCCACTGTGCCCGTATTCATTTCTCAGACAGGGCCGGCGCTGAGAAAGAATCCCTCGCATTGATTCAGAGTGGGAAGGTCTGATTATGTTTAACATAGGATAAAAAGTTCCACTAACAAACCCCAGAGATTTACGCTCACAATTTCCCATTTGCAGGCAGGCTAAGGCTCAGTTACCCTATCAATTTACATGGAACCTTAATCAGTGATTTCTCTTttggtcgttttttttttctcccgcAGACGTTTGCAGAAAGCACCATGAACGAGCTGCTGGGATGGTACGGATACGACAAGGTGGATCTCAGGGACTCCGAGGCCAATGAGATCAGGAACTACAGAGAGAGGcgtcagcatgtgtctgtgctgaaAGGTGAGGGCAGGGGTCGACGGTTCACTGTTGGAACTGAGACATCTTGaattcacactcacaaacaggTTTTgcaagttttgtttttcacagacATTGAGTCACTTTTTGAAATTCGCTAGACCCCAGATGCAACCTCtcaaatttcattcattcaagtACATCTATTGTTTCTCAACGCGTTTGTACTAAAAATCAGAGTAGGGCATTGTCACAGGTGTCGAAGTTATTACAGTATCACGTTTGCCGCACACTGGATTTATTTACAACGTGGTGGTGTATCGTGTTTATGTCTTTCAGAAAACTCGTTGCCAAAACTAAAGGGCCTGGACGCCAAAGTCGGCCATTCAGTCCTGGCCATgaagagtggagagagagagtcctcCAGTGTGCCCtcatcttcaccctcctcttcatcaacaTGTTCAACCCTGACCACCCCCAAAGAGCACAAGAGTGCGCCTGTAATCGTCCCCCTCATAAAGCCATCAGCAGGTATGACCACACATGGAGAGATACAGATTAGATCATTGGAAATTCTGGAAGTGTTTGTATCACaagctctatataaagatggatgacatgacagcttccctaaagtgaagccaaagcatcttggtcatcccctagtggctggctgcagtatatctACATGGCATCCTGTACGTTATTGGACGCGACATAGATCTCATCACACCGATGTATGTTCAAGTATTCACGTTTCTGCTGAGACTGACTCTTTGATCGGTCTCTGGCTCTAAATGGGCAAGACGGCAGCGAGCGTACGCGGAAtcttttggctttatttctggatagtgagaggaagttgagacgcgtcgtccatctttatattctgTCTGTAATTTATACACCGTCTCAATGAGCAAGACTTGCCGacatttatcctttaatttGAAGGTGTTTACATCCAATGTAGAACTGTGACCTTGACAGTGAATTGCACCACTGgaatatctgtgtgtgcagcatggATGTAAATATCCTCAAGTAAACCTGACAAGGTCGACTCTTGAACCATAGTTTAATTTTCAGCTTGCTGGAGTTCCTAAATCAAAACAATGGAAAATATCTCATATCACTTTCCATTTACCGACAAACTGCCCTGCAGATTAGAGTCGAACCATTAAGGATTAATGGGGGTTGATGCTGAAACCTACATCAGGGAGTAAAATCTGTCCCATACAGAGACATCAGCTGATagctatattttttaaattggcaatgattcctgagatgtttttaaagaaatgtagttgaggcttgatatttgacagtttaactataaactttattatgaataactataaataaaaagaaaacccaaatacaaccaaatatgtagaacttgaatcaagaaaataaacatttcatataaaatgtaaataaatgcataaaataGAAGAAGTCGTATTATTCAAACATATACTTCATCAGATAATTGACTTTAGCATCAGTTTCTAAGCAAACATGTCTCACTGGTCCTGGAGTcctggtgagatgttgaaatcctctttaaCCAACACCCTGATTCGATCTTTTAACCCTCACACTTGTCCCAGGCTCTTATCAAAGTTGTGTGCTTGTACCTTTGTAAATAGTAACTTACTggtttccctcctctcctgtgatTCTCCTCCTGCAGTGGAAGATGTACAGAATGTACAGATTGTGTGCGTCTGGTGCCAGAAGGAAGGTGTGAAGCGCTACTCTCTCTGTATGGGCTCGGAGCTCAAGAGCTTCTGCAGTGAGAAGTGCTTCGCCGCCTGCAGACGGGCCTACTTCAAACGCAACAAGGTTAGTGgtaaacagaaaaatgtatccACAACATCACAGCGGGGGTGGGGTCACAGGAATTGAACCGGCTTGGTCCCTCGCTGGTGACATGCAAACCCTGGGATCtatatgatgatgaatgatcTATAGCTTGTTTATGTTGAAATTCAAGCATATACATGCACATATAGGTGGTGTTATACTGGGAGAGTTTCTGCCAGCTGTGTCACTTTACGTACACAAGACACCCAAGCATCAAGTGGTTGCTGGCAGGTAAACAGACCTTGAGAAAGTGATACTCCTGATCTTGTGAGGTCATAGCAGATGGATTAATTTACAGGAATTTAAGAAAGTGGGGAGGGGGATCTGTGAGAACACACTTTTTAGTTATTATGAAGGAGCCCGTATAAGAATGGTGGGAGGGAGGTCAAAGTTTGTAGTGGACACTTAGTATCAGTTTCGCGTTAATGGAGGAGGGGCCGGCCGTTAAGTGGCTCTGGTCTGGAGAACCGCTCCGATGCACATTGCCATGATTTTTCAGCTTCCCTTACAACATGGCTATACCCTCTTTGGTGTGGGTTGACATGCGGCCCTATCGCCTTTCACCCTCGCCATCATTTATACTGTGGTGGGTTTTATTCACATGACGGCAGTAACAAAAATTGAGTGCTGAGCAAACTGCGTGCAACAAGCCCTccagtttttttattataggTGGGGAGGAGAGCGTTGCCGTTGGCTTGTTACTGCTTGTCTGAGAGGAAGGCCAGGAGGCCTGGGGCGAGGTGTCCATTTTCAGTGCATACCTTACCTTCAGCTGCCTCATGTTTCGTAACTCAACACGACTCAATGGGTCACAGAGATGTGGGAGCACTCAGATCCAAAGCGTATCAGCTTACATGAATCAAGAGGAATTTCCTACATTAATGCTGGCAGGGCCATTAATAATATGACAATACATCACCTGCATTATCTCCCCGCTCGGTTGTAGAGTCGTATCTGTTTCACAACACGGTGATTGTTGTGCTGACCCTGAGGGTTTGGTGCCACCCGTGAAGTTCAAACCTCCACGACAGGCCGATTTATTAAAAGCTATTTTTTGAACTTGTTATGCAAGAAGCTCAAaatttgatttggttttaataacCGCAGAAAATTCCCAGTATTGCAACATCGTGAATTTGAGATTGAATGCATCACAAGTAGGGGGTCTGACAACCTGCCTCACAGTGCTTGCCATGTGTGTCACGCTGCGGTTTTTCTCCTGTCAGGCCAGAGATGAAGACCTCCACGGTGAGAGATCCCCTCAGCACCAACATACAGAGGACTCGCCCAGACTGGTGTTGAAAATAAACAGCAATGTCAGAGTAAGAGGACTTTATCAATGTATCTTTTGTTTTCCAGAGTAAAGTATTAATATATGTATGCTATGAAGTTAAAATAACTGTACAGGCATGCTGGAAAAATGTGAGTCTTTCTGCTAGATCTGTCATTTAAATGACCCCCCACAGTCTCTCTCCCCTGTGCCGCAGGTGTGTGACTGGTGCAAGCACGTCCGTCACACGAAAGAGTACCTGGACTTCGGATCCGGTGAGGAACGACTCCAGTTCTGCAGCACCAAGTGTCTGAATCAGTACAAGATGGATGTTTTCTACAGAGAAGCCCGTGCAGCTCTCACCAGCTCCAGCCCGAGCAGGCCCAGTCAGGAGGGCAGGGCGGACGGCGGCGGGGGCGGTGTCAGCGGGCAGAAGTTACTCACTCCTGACTCTTggaacagcagcaacagtatAGGGGAAGCCCGTCATAGAAACCTCTCCCCTAAAGGACCTGCGCTAATGCATGGATCAGCAGAATCcgcctccatctcctcctcagaggcatcctcctcctcttcttcttcttcctcttcttcctccaagGTCCCTGTCTCTGGGCTAAGGACGTTGGAGAGACCCATCCAGCCCCCTCCACATCTGCCTGCCATGGAGGTGTCACCCCACCCTGCTCAACTTGGTCATCTGCCTCATCCTCGCTCCCATCTGGACCATCAACCAGTGCCTCAAATCCCCATCCCCTTCATCAGACCTCCTCTTCATGCTCAGGGCCTGAAAAGCCCCCATGCCAATGCCCCCAGACACCCAGGCCCCCCCTCTAGCCCCATCCACAGACCTCCTCACTCTCCACACCTGCAGCCTCCCAACTCCTCTTCCATTAATCCTCCTGGAATGATGCACCCTTTTCCAGGAGCCTACTTCCCTGGCTTGCACTCCCCTCCTCTGAATATGATGCCAAGAGGTCCCATCCCAATGCCTCACATGATGAACTTTGGTTATCCCAATTTTGGCCCTCTTCTGCCACAGGCCACTGTCCTGGTCCCTTATCCCATCATTGTTCCCCTACCTGTTCCCATACCTATTCCTATTCCCATTCCATACCCGTCGAATTCAACCCCGGAACCTCCAAGTCACGGTGGAGTTATCCAACCTGTGCCAGAGGGTGCAGACAGGGGTAGATCTAGGGTTACCAGGCTGCCATCCCCAGGGATCCTTGAAGCAGAGAGTAGATTGGTAGCAAACAAGTTGGGTGGAACCTTAACTCAGGGTCTCCCCTCCCCAAGCGATCCCCACACGAGGGACACAGATTGGGTTAAACTGGAGAGGCCATTCCCATCCCCAGCATCCACACTCAACAGTGGAGCATCCTCTCCCAGAGTGCAGTACAACGAATCTCTGTGCTCAGCTGCAGGGTCGGAGGTGCTGACAGACTataagcagcagcagtcagagcGACAAGTCATCCAAAGGGTTCTTCATAGGGCCCAAGTGAAGCTGGAGCCCAGTGCCAATGGAGTGGTGGACCTATCAGGGCTGGGGGAGTCAGGGACTGGGCAGGGTACCAGATCAGGGTTCCACAACATCATCAGACCCACCCCTCCGCTACCAGAGTCCCCTTCACATGACACTGTCTACCACCACCAGGACTCCCACACTCCACCTTCACACACCCCGCCCAGCCCCACGGGGAGCAGCTATCAGAATGAAATCACATCCTCTGCCTTAAAATCTCAGGACCACTGTCTAAATGGTATGTCCTCATCGTCCACGCCCTCCAGTCCAGACTCCTCCCAACCACAGAGAATACCAGTGCCACCCCCTGACCCCATGATCAGCGAGCTGGAGGCCATCAAAGAGAACAAGTGCTCTGTTGGCCCGGTGCGGGTTGAGGGCCCAGTCGCTCAGTCAGAAGAGCCCCTAGCTGTAGTCGGGGAAGTAGGAGAGGACCCCCATGTTCCTGATGAGGACCATGCCTATGCCCTTCCCACAGCGCCAAAGACAGGTGGGACCACCACCCCTCTGCTCTTGCCCAAACTCAGGGACAAGGGCAGCCTGCGGAGCCCTGCTAATATGCCCAGTGCTGGAGACATGGAGCCAGCTCTGAAGAGGCGATGCTTACGAATCCGTGATCAGAATAAATAGAGGATGGAGGTGAGAGATTATATTACAAGGCGAGGCCATGTATAGATAGCTTTGCTTTGACTAAGTGTTATTATATCTGGTATCATATATGGTCAAGGACCAGAACTTCTGTGCCTCCTTATCGTATTCAAACTTCCGCACAAGCATCCCATGGGTTTTACAGCACCAGAGCATTTCTTTGAGATTTCCAGATAAATTTAAGGGTTGACTTTGTTCTGTGTGGCAAACCCCACCCAAGTAGTATCCCACAcagattaaatcatttttaaatgccATTTAACCCGGGTCTGGAAAAATGTGAgcatacaaaaagaaaaatcacacatacacagggcAAGCTTAATCACAGGTCTCACAGTATGCACGTGGTCACTGAACAGCATGGCGCCATAAAGAGAGAATCCCAGTAACCTGGCACTCCTCATTGCTCTAAGGTTACAACAGCGGGAAGGAGATGGAGGGCACAGCCAGTGAGAGTCACTGTGAAAGCCAATCACTTCACCACAACCTGACAGTCATGACGCTTTGTTTGTATGGCTGCCTTGTTTTTCTACAATTAAGTTATGTGGGCGTCTGTTTAAGAAGCAGGGAGGGATTTTGGTTCGAGGAGGCCAGATGGCCGCTGCCGAATCAAAACCGTGACCCTGAGGTTGTGGGATAGCGTGTCCACAGGGAGACAGATCGGCTGAGTATATGCGACCCCGAAGTCAGAGCTTCTTACAGTATGGAAATTGAGGCAGTGCAGACATCTTTCTGAGGTCACTGCAGAGACGAGAGATGAGTGTCAGGCGTATGAGAGCCAGCCCTCCGCTGCGATGGAGCTCTGGGGCTTCATTAGAAAACACAGGGGCTGAACCGGAGTGATCCGATTACACGTGTCATAACGACACCCTGTTCTGGCTTCAGCTGGTCTACAAGTCCTGtgctctcttctttccttttcagccccttttttcctcctcttcacttaTCACCCCTGTCCCCTGCCAACCAGATGTTGTTGTTAGAGCgcaacagaaaatgcctcctTTACTCTGCACCAATCGAAGGCCCCTCTCGACTCCACCCGCCCCATTGGTCGTCCGAACAGGCCGCAACACCTCCCGCCATCCTCGCCCGCTGGTGTCTTGCCATAATGAGATCACGTTACCATTTGACTGTATGCAATGAGATTAATCTGCTGATATTACAGAAAGGGCTTACATTTCACCTGGCGTGCTTTACTCGCCATATCCCGCCCTCGGGGCCCTAGCAGAGAGGTCACATTAATTATGGTGTTAAAAAATGAGGTCCGTTGATAGAGAGAGTACAACATTACCCTTTAGTGTTACAAGATACCCTTCCCCTAAATGCGCTCCCTACTTTACTCTTTGTCATCTGTTGTGGTTTCCTGCGTCCCCTTAGCAACCAATACATATGAAATCACAGCGTGCTGCCTGTGTCGTGCAGACGGATTTAtggctctgtgttgtgtgtaatgGGAGCTGGCTGCCGCATGCGAGTGACTTTAGCTGACCACCTCTGTGCTCTGAGCCCAACATTTCTGTCCTGTTCTATTGTCTCCACGGATAAAACTCCTTTTTTgatttttcacaaaaaaagagaaaagaaaatctcccTCTCTGACAGAATCGGCCGCCAAGTGGAGGATTTTACCTCAGGAAACAGCCCTTTTCTTCGTCTCGGTTTCTCCCGGCCTTTATTTGGGATATTTTATAGCCCCGTGTAATCCGATCCCACCACATGGGTATTCGCTGAGCGTTTGAAACTAAAACGCAATGGGACAGAGGGAGTACAGATCCCTGGTTTGGCCCTtacatgcttgtgtgtgtgtgcgtctgtttaATATGTGTTTGaacgagcgtgtgtgtgtgtgtgtaagtgtgtgagagagagagacaggggccAGATGTTCTTGGTTTGATGGTGCCCTGTGCGACAGTTATCCGAGCGTTGACATGACTAAAAAGCCTCGTTCTCAGTGTTTATGTAGAATGGGTGGATTAGGGAATGAGTGTCCAGGGCGGGTGGGGCTGGTAAAAGATATGGTGGCAATGGAAACATATAACATCTCACCAcgttctccctcttttttctttctgttttttcccccctctctctccacctaaTGAACAGATTCACTGTTTAACACTGTACGGCAGTGCCAGATTCAGTGCCACGCCCCCTTGTGGACGACACCAGTGCTACCACCCTCCGGCCTCTCCCTCACGCCCGTCCGCCCACCAGAGAGCCGCCCTGCCTGTAGACCAGCAGGGTGCCAGCCCAGGAAGCAGTCCAGATGGCCACATTATCTCTGGAGGGAGGAAACgacacagtcacacagtttGTCCCGGACCAAAGAGCATTTCTGGCTCGAGTGTGTTATGTCGTGTTCATGAAGCATCTCTGATCTTCTTCTAAAGCGTTCACAAGTTAATGTGGCTGCCCAGATGCGccacttccctcctcctcctcctcctcctcctcctcttcctcctcctcctcctctcctctgcttgcTCCGCACAGCAGACACAGCTCTGATCAGCCTTGTGTGGTCTTCTCAGATGGAACCTGAACATGATCTCTTTCCAGGGGAAAcggtttgttttctctgcctgGCTTGCACAAAGAGCCACATTGTTCCTCTCCCCATATCCCACGCTGACTCCCCACTCCAGGTTTTGGATTACCTGGTCGACGGGGGCTCAGACTTCAGGAgcgtttctttcctttttttttttttaaccaacgGCCAGGAATATAGTTTaccctcctctgctccaccaACCTAAAAATGGTACACTCTAGTGCTGAGGTTTGATTCCTCACAAGCGATCGCCTGCTCCACTCGCTTCCTTAAAGGGAGGAGAGATATTCTGCTGAGATTGAGACTTCATCCTGGGGCGGAGAGAGTCTGGCAGACGGCTGAATGGCATAAGGATGCTCCCTCTGCAAACACAGCATACTGCACATGAGGTGACGCCAACTCGGAGATACAGTAACTGAGCTGGTCTGTGAACACTTGAGTCGTCCTGATGACGCTGGTACAGAAACGTGTCATTTTACAGACCTTCTCCTCATCATTCACCTGATCTGCCAAAGCTTTAATCCATAAAATCAGAATTTGAATCACTTTTAGCACCGAGCTCCGTGAAGAAGTCTCGAACGTTCATGGTACATGACAGTTTAActggtgatgttttttttttaactctttattTTTCTGGCTCTGATCAGACGATTCTAATATTACCAAATGTGGTGTTATACTCAATCACCCGATGCTGTCGTACGCAGCGATCAGTATTACAGTCCCCACTCTCGGGGACACTAATGAGATTTGAACCAGCTATAGATCACATAGTAGAGGCTTCGTCAACAGTTGTCCAATTGCAAGGATTCACGTTTTCTTGCCTACACAGATACTATTTGATGATATATTAACTTATGGATGATGCATCTGtagattttcacaaaaaaaaaaaaagtgctttatttcttatttcgttgttgttgttttttctcctttgatGATTGTATTTTGCAGAGTTGCCCGAAGCTCTTAAACGCCCCTCCCGTCTATGTTTATATACCGTGTCCCCACTAGAGAGCAGTGTTTGCCTTTGTAA includes:
- the LOC117757965 gene encoding sine oculis-binding protein homolog isoform X1, whose translation is MPEMEKGRPPENKRSRKPAHPVKREINQEMKTFAESTMNELLGWYGYDKVDLRDSEANEIRNYRERRQHVSVLKENSLPKLKGLDAKVGHSVLAMKSGERESSSVPSSSPSSSSTCSTLTTPKEHKSAPVIVPLIKPSAVEDVQNVQIVCVWCQKEGVKRYSLCMGSELKSFCSEKCFAACRRAYFKRNKARDEDLHGERSPQHQHTEDSPRLVLKINSNVRSLSPVPQVCDWCKHVRHTKEYLDFGSGEERLQFCSTKCLNQYKMDVFYREARAALTSSSPSRPSQEGRADGGGGGVSGQKLLTPDSWNSSNSIGEARHRNLSPKGPALMHGSAESASISSSEASSSSSSSSSSSSKVPVSGLRTLERPIQPPPHLPAMEVSPHPAQLGHLPHPRSHLDHQPVPQIPIPFIRPPLHAQGLKSPHANAPRHPGPPSSPIHRPPHSPHLQPPNSSSINPPGMMHPFPGAYFPGLHSPPLNMMPRGPIPMPHMMNFGYPNFGPLLPQATVLVPYPIIVPLPVPIPIPIPIPYPSNSTPEPPSHGGVIQPVPEGADRGRSRVTRLPSPGILEAESRLVANKLGGTLTQGLPSPSDPHTRDTDWVKLERPFPSPASTLNSGASSPRVQYNESLCSAAGSEVLTDYKQQQSERQVIQRVLHRAQVKLEPSANGVVDLSGLGESGTGQGTRSGFHNIIRPTPPLPESPSHDTVYHHQDSHTPPSHTPPSPTGSSYQNEITSSALKSQDHCLNGMSSSSTPSSPDSSQPQRIPVPPPDPMISELEAIKENKCSVGPVRVEGPVAQSEEPLAVVGEVGEDPHVPDEDHAYALPTAPKTGGTTTPLLLPKLRDKGSLRSPANMPSAGDMEPALKRRCLRIRDQNK
- the LOC117757965 gene encoding sine oculis-binding protein homolog isoform X2 produces the protein MPEMEKGRPPENKRSRKPAHPVKREINQEMKTFAESTMNELLGWYGYDKVDLRDSEANEIRNYRERRQHVSVLKENSLPKLKGLDAKVGHSVLAMKSGERESSSVPSSSPSSSSTCSTLTTPKEHKSAPVIVPLIKPSAVEDVQNVQIVCVWCQKEGVKRYSLCMGSELKSFCSEKCFAACRRAYFKRNKARDEDLHGERSPQHQHTEDSPRLVLKINSNVRVCDWCKHVRHTKEYLDFGSGEERLQFCSTKCLNQYKMDVFYREARAALTSSSPSRPSQEGRADGGGGGVSGQKLLTPDSWNSSNSIGEARHRNLSPKGPALMHGSAESASISSSEASSSSSSSSSSSSKVPVSGLRTLERPIQPPPHLPAMEVSPHPAQLGHLPHPRSHLDHQPVPQIPIPFIRPPLHAQGLKSPHANAPRHPGPPSSPIHRPPHSPHLQPPNSSSINPPGMMHPFPGAYFPGLHSPPLNMMPRGPIPMPHMMNFGYPNFGPLLPQATVLVPYPIIVPLPVPIPIPIPIPYPSNSTPEPPSHGGVIQPVPEGADRGRSRVTRLPSPGILEAESRLVANKLGGTLTQGLPSPSDPHTRDTDWVKLERPFPSPASTLNSGASSPRVQYNESLCSAAGSEVLTDYKQQQSERQVIQRVLHRAQVKLEPSANGVVDLSGLGESGTGQGTRSGFHNIIRPTPPLPESPSHDTVYHHQDSHTPPSHTPPSPTGSSYQNEITSSALKSQDHCLNGMSSSSTPSSPDSSQPQRIPVPPPDPMISELEAIKENKCSVGPVRVEGPVAQSEEPLAVVGEVGEDPHVPDEDHAYALPTAPKTGGTTTPLLLPKLRDKGSLRSPANMPSAGDMEPALKRRCLRIRDQNK